CCGATCGTCGGGTTCGTCCTCGGCTTCGTCGCGATGTCGCAGACCCGGAAGCGCGGCGAGGGCGGCCGCGGCCTCGCGCTCGCGGCCGTCATCGTCGGCGGTGTGATCACCCTGCTGTACGTGGTCCTCGTCATCGCGCTGGTCGCGGTCGCGGCGAGCGCCCCGACGGTCGAGTACCCGACGGGGTACTGACCGCGTCCGGCCGGCGGTGACGCCGGTCGCCGGACGGGAGGCGCGGGGCACGCACCGTACGCTGGTCGCGTGACCGAGCGCCTCCCGTCCGACCCCGTGGTCCCGTCGACGGGACCGGCCCACCGGGGCGACCACGCGCCGGAGCTGCCGCCGACGCACGAGGCGACCACCAACGGCGTCGGGCCGCACCCCGAGCCGTGGCCGGACGACCCGCGGCTGGACCCGGAGCTCCTCGCCGCCGGGGACACCCGCAACGTCGTCGACCGGTTCCGCTACTGGTCGATGGACGCGATCGTCGCCGAGCTCGACACCCGTCGGCACGGGTTCGACGTGGCGATCGAGAACTGGCAGCACGACCTGAACATCGGGTCGATCGTGCGCAGCGCGAACGCGTTCCTGGCCGGGACCGTGCACATCGTCGGACGGCGGCGGTGGAACAAGCGCGGGGCCATGGTGACCGACCGGTACCAGCACGTCCGGTACCACCCCGACGTCGACGCGTTCCTCGCGGCGATGCGCGACGAGGGCCGACCCGTCGTGGCGATCGACAACACCCCGGGGGCCGAACGCATCGAGACGGCGGCGATCCCGGAGCGGTGCGTGTTCCTGTTCGGGCAGGAGGGGCCGGGGCTCACCGAGGCGGCCGTCGCGGGGGCGGACGCACACCTCGAGATCACGCAGTTCGGGTCGACGCGGAGCATCAACGCCTCGGCGGCGGCTGCGATCGTCATGCACGCGTGGGTCGTGCAGCACGCGGCGCTGCCGGCCTCCTGACCAGGCGGGCGGCGCGCTGCGGCGAGCGCCGCGGCTAGCGTCGTGCGGTCGTCCGGCGGGCGACCAGGCGGGGCTCGACGAGGGTCTCCTGCGCTGGTGCGGTCGGGTCGGCGATGCGGGCGAGCAACCGCTCCCCGGCGCCGCGGCCGATCTCCACGCTCCGGTCGTCGATGCTCGTCAGCGCCACGTACGCGGTGGCGGCGAGCGGGGTGTCGTCGTATCCCATCACGGACACGTCCTCGGGGACGCGCAGGCCTCGGTCGGCCAGGGCGGACAGCGCACCGAGCGCCATGACGTCGTTCGCGGCGAACACCGCCGTGACGTCGGGGTGTTCGTCCAGCAGGTGCCCGACTGCCTGGGCGCCGGCGGCCTCGGTGGGCTCGCCGCGCATCACGCTCGTGACGACCGTCGGCACCTCTGTCCGCAGACCGGTCAGCCGCTCCGCGGAGGCGGCGGAGCTCGCGCCCACGAAGCCGATGCGCGTGTGCCCGAGCGACAGCAGGTGCTCTGCGGCCATCCGGCCGCCGGCGCGGTCGTCGTTGGCAACGGTGTCGGCGCGGGGGAGGGTCGCGCGACCGCCGGCGACCACGACGGGCATGCTCGCGGGGATCGCGAGGTCGGTGTCGGGCTCGCCGGCGATGACGATGCCCTCGACTCGCATGGACAGGAATCCCTCGACCGGCGAGGCGTCGAGGCCGGTGTTGAGGAACCGGTCCGCCACCACCAGGCGGTGCCCCTGGTCCTGGAGCGACTCGCGCAGACCGGTCAGCAGGTCGACGAACCACTGGTTCCGGAAGTCGTCGAGCACGACGCCGATCGTGCGGCTCCGGGTGCCGGCGAGCGAGACCGCGGCGGTCGAGGGGCGGTAGTCGAGCTCCTGGATGGCCGTCAGGACCGCCTGTCGGCGCTGGTCGCTCACCCGGGGGGAGCGCTGCAGCACGAGCGAGACGAGGGACTTCGACACCCCGGCACGGGCGGCCACGTCGTAGATGGTGGCGGGCTTGTGCTCCGTCGTCGCTGGCGTGCCGTCTGCGCTGGCGGGCGTGCCGTGTCCCATGATCTCCGTCGACCTCCTGTGGTGTCCCTCGATCGTAGCGGGCGCCGTTCCGCGGTTGTCAGGACATGGGTGCGGGGGTCTTGTCTCACCTGTCTCGGGCCCGGTGGTTCGGCGTGCTCCCGCACAACGGGAAGCACGCCGCGCCACGGACTTCCGCGGCACGGCGTGCTTCTGGTTGTGCGGAGCGGCAGCGCCGCGCGGCACCGCCGGCCCGGCGCCGGCCGCCGGCCCGGGCCCCGCCGCTACCCGATCAGGCTCGGCCGCAGGTCGCGCAGCGTCCGCGTGCGGGTCTGCCGGGCCGTCACCACGAGGGACACCAGCAGCGCGCCGAGCAGCCAGCACGCGAGCACCCCGACGTCGGACCACACCGCGCCCATCGACCCGCCGTACATCGTCTGCCGCAGGGCGTCGACCGAGTACGTCATCGGCAGCGCGAAGTGCAGCGCCGCCAACGGCCCCGGCAGCGTCTGCCACGGGAAGGTCCCACCGGCGGTCACGAGCTGCACGAGCATGAGCACGAGCCCGAGGAACTGACCGACCGAGCCGAGCAGCACGTTGAGCGCCATGATGATCGCCGCGAACGTCGCCGAGGCCAGGACCATCACGCCCACCGTCGACCCGGCGTGCACCACGTCGAGGTCGAGCGCGAACCGCACGATCAGGAACAGCGCCGCCATCTGCACCACCCCGAGGAGCGCCGGCGTCAGCCAGCCGCCGAGCACCACCGACAGGGGCTTCCGCACCGCCGTGATCGCCCGCTTCGAGATCGGCTTGAGGATCAGGAACAGCGCGTACATGCCGATCCAGGCTGCGAGCGAGATGAAGAACGGCGCGAGGCCGGCACCGTAGTTCGACGCGGCGGCCACGTTGTCGTCACCGACCTTCACGGGGTCCGAGATGACCGATGCCTGCGCGTTCCGCTGGGACGCCGTGGACGCCGGGATCTTCGTGCGCCCCTGGTCGAGCTTCGACGCGAGCTCCTTCGAGCCGCTCTCGAGCTGGTCCACCCCGGACGACAGCGACGACGCACCGGACGCGGCCGACGCGGCACCGGAGGCGAGCGACGACGCACCCGAAGACAGCGTGGGCGCGGCGTCGGCGAGCTTCGACGTACCGGCCGAGACCTGCGACGCGCCGGTCGACAGCTGCGACGCCCCGGACGCGGCGGACGCGATCCCGTTCGACAGCGTCGGTGCGGCGGCGGCGAGCTGCGCGGCCCCGTCCGTCACCTGCTGCGACCCGTCGCGGAGCTGGTCGAGCCCCTGCAGCGCGGCCTTCGCGTCGGCGAGCTGCTGCTGCGTCTTCTCGTCCTGTAGCTGGGCCTGCACGGTCGCGGCGACCACGGCCTGCTGCTCCGGCGTCAGGGTGACCCCGCGGTCGGCGGCGGCCTGGGTGATCGCGGCCGTGACGGTGTCCGGCGACGCCGTCTGCAGCGCCTGGAGCGCCGGGTCGGTCTTGGCGGTCAACGCCGTCAGGTTGTCCGACACCTGCTTCGCACCGCCGGCGAGCTGCTGCGTCTGCGCCGGCAGGTCCGCCGTCTGCCGCTGCGCGTCGGCGAGTCCCGATGCCAGCGACGACGCCCCGGACGCGACCTGACCGGCCCCGTCCGCGAGCTGCCGTGTCTGCGACGGCAGCTCGGCCGTCCCTGACGCGAGCTGCGACGCACCCGCCGACAGCTGGTCCGTCCCGGACGCGAGTTGCCGGGCCCCGTCGGCGGCCGAGGTGGCCCCCGACGCGAGCTGGCCCGCCCCGTCGACGGCGTCGCCGAGGCTGTCCCGCACGTCCGCGAGCCCGACGAGCAGGGTCTTCGCCGCCTGCTTCCCGACCCGCTCCGCCACGGC
The Curtobacterium citreum genome window above contains:
- a CDS encoding DUF4190 domain-containing protein; protein product: MSEQKPQPQYQPYAAAPAAPPRTNTLAIIALVAAFVAPIVGFVLGFVAMSQTRKRGEGGRGLALAAVIVGGVITLLYVVLVIALVAVAASAPTVEYPTGY
- a CDS encoding YhgE/Pip domain-containing protein — translated: MTIPSLIRAELARLTATPLARLAFIALMIVPLLYGGAYLWANRDPYAKLDQVPAAIVDQDAGATLDGERVDYGEDVTKEALDGADFKWTETSAADARSGVRNGTYDFVVTIPHDFSESLVSAQGDDPKRAELVMTTADTNSYLASTIAEQAGKTMRTAVAERVGKQAAKTLLVGLADVRDSLGDAVDGAGQLASGATSAADGARQLASGTDQLSAGASQLASGTAELPSQTRQLADGAGQVASGASSLASGLADAQRQTADLPAQTQQLAGGAKQVSDNLTALTAKTDPALQALQTASPDTVTAAITQAAADRGVTLTPEQQAVVAATVQAQLQDEKTQQQLADAKAALQGLDQLRDGSQQVTDGAAQLAAAAPTLSNGIASAASGASQLSTGASQVSAGTSKLADAAPTLSSGASSLASGAASAASGASSLSSGVDQLESGSKELASKLDQGRTKIPASTASQRNAQASVISDPVKVGDDNVAAASNYGAGLAPFFISLAAWIGMYALFLILKPISKRAITAVRKPLSVVLGGWLTPALLGVVQMAALFLIVRFALDLDVVHAGSTVGVMVLASATFAAIIMALNVLLGSVGQFLGLVLMLVQLVTAGGTFPWQTLPGPLAALHFALPMTYSVDALRQTMYGGSMGAVWSDVGVLACWLLGALLVSLVVTARQTRTRTLRDLRPSLIG
- a CDS encoding TrmH family RNA methyltransferase, translated to MVPSTGPAHRGDHAPELPPTHEATTNGVGPHPEPWPDDPRLDPELLAAGDTRNVVDRFRYWSMDAIVAELDTRRHGFDVAIENWQHDLNIGSIVRSANAFLAGTVHIVGRRRWNKRGAMVTDRYQHVRYHPDVDAFLAAMRDEGRPVVAIDNTPGAERIETAAIPERCVFLFGQEGPGLTEAAVAGADAHLEITQFGSTRSINASAAAAIVMHAWVVQHAALPAS
- a CDS encoding LacI family DNA-binding transcriptional regulator; the encoded protein is MGHGTPASADGTPATTEHKPATIYDVAARAGVSKSLVSLVLQRSPRVSDQRRQAVLTAIQELDYRPSTAAVSLAGTRSRTIGVVLDDFRNQWFVDLLTGLRESLQDQGHRLVVADRFLNTGLDASPVEGFLSMRVEGIVIAGEPDTDLAIPASMPVVVAGGRATLPRADTVANDDRAGGRMAAEHLLSLGHTRIGFVGASSAASAERLTGLRTEVPTVVTSVMRGEPTEAAGAQAVGHLLDEHPDVTAVFAANDVMALGALSALADRGLRVPEDVSVMGYDDTPLAATAYVALTSIDDRSVEIGRGAGERLLARIADPTAPAQETLVEPRLVARRTTARR